A genomic stretch from Microcebus murinus isolate Inina chromosome 19, M.murinus_Inina_mat1.0, whole genome shotgun sequence includes:
- the PTX4 gene encoding pentraxin-4 yields MGCPGRKTLSFFLIFVPVCLHGALSQEAGPAGPRKPFFERLRRLEEQFRRFQEVTLTHLRGIASNYNVSYNVDVRFRSLAEESQAVALAVNQSQAAVQGDLAHLRARMRKMERKSRKADSRLRALDLALGEKSEPRARERKVQKDAAAGLARDVQALRDTLARLSDLVHRQGARLAALEGRLHMATLGAMAPAPVPGPGPAQPDRPRLGSPKLQRGRQALGAAPEPGSAAQDSAQGTRGRPASGGHQTPNGAAAAPPAQTPERPGETCPAGPVLVFPNASTENVVPLGPGFPTALRALSFCSWVRTASGRLGTLLSYATEDNDNKLVLHGRDSLAPGSVHFVIGDPAFRELPLQLLLDGRWHHVCVLWTSVQGRYWLHVDRRLVAAGSHFREGYEIPPGGSLVLGQEQDSVGGGFDSSEAFVGSVSGVAIWDRALVPGEVASLAAGRELPTGAILTLANATRVGGFVQRANCTCLELCP; encoded by the exons ATGGGTTGCCCGGGGAGGAAGACCCtgtctttcttccttatttttgtgCCTGTTTGTCTACATGGGGCTTTATCGCAGGAAGCCGGCCCAGCAGGGCCGAGGAAGCCATTTTTTGAGAGGCTGCGTAGACTAGAAGAGCAG TTTCGGAGATTCCAGGAGGTGACCTTGACCCACCTGCGGGGCATCGCCAGCAACTACAACGTTTCCTATAATGTGGACGTCCGGTTCCGGAGCCTGGCGGAAGAGAGCCAGGCCGTGGCCTTGGCAGTCAACCAGTCGCAGGCTGCCGTGCAGGGGGACCTGGCCCACCTCAGGGCCCGGATGCGGAAGATGGAGCGCAAGAGCCGGAAGGCGGACTCGAGGCTGCGGGCCTTGGACCTGGCCCTGGGCGAGAAGAGTGAGCCGCGGGCCCGGGAGAGGAAGGTGCAGAAGGACGCGGCCGCGGGACTGGCCAGGGACGTGCAGGCCCTGCGGGACACGCTGGCTCGCCTCTCGGACCTCGTCCACCGCCAGGGGGCCCGGCTGGCTGCTCTCGAGGGGCGGCTGCACATGGCCACCCTTGGCGCCATGGCCCCCGCACCcgtcccaggcccaggcccagcgcAGCCAGATCGGCCCCGCCTGGGCTCCCCGAAGCTGCAGCGGGGCAGGCAGGCGCTGGGAGCTGCACCTGAGCCTGGGAGCGCCGCCCAGGACTCTGCCCAGGGCACGCGGGGGCGCCCAGCCTCAGGCGGCCACCAGACACCGAATGGGGCGGCCGCAGCCCCGCCGGCACAGACCCCCGAGAGGCCAGGAGAGA CGTGCCCCGCAGGCCCTGTGCTCGTTTTCCCCAACGCCTCCACCGAGAACGTGGTTCCCCTCGGCCCTGGCTTCCCCACGGCCCTGCGAGCCCTGTCCTTCTGCAGCTGGGTCCGGACAGCCTCCGGCCGCCTGGGCACCCTCCTGTCCTACGCCACGGAAGACAACGACAACAAGCTGGTGCTGCACGGCCGAGACTCTCTCGCGCCCGGCTCCGTCCACTTTGTGATCGGAGACCCGGCCTTCAGGGAGCtgcccctgcagctgctgctggaCGGCCGGTGGCACCACGTCTGCGTCCTCTGGACGTCCGTGCAGGGCAGGTACTGGCTGCACGTGGACCGCAGGCTCGTGGCCGCCGGCTCCCACTTCAGGGAGGGCTACGAGATCCCCCCTGGAGGGTCCCTTGTGCTGGGCCAGGAGCAGGACAGCGTGGGGGGCGGATTCGACAGCTCCGAGGCCTTCGTGGGCAGCGTGTCTGGTGTGGCCATCTGGGACCGGGCGCTGGTCCCTGGGGAGGTCGCAAGCCTTGCCGCTGGGAGAGAGCTCCCCACAGGCGCCATCCTGACACTGGCCAACGCCACGAGGGTAGGCGGATTCGTGCAGAGGGCCAACTGCACCTGCCTGGAGCTCTGTCCGTGA